A single genomic interval of Parasegetibacter sp. NRK P23 harbors:
- a CDS encoding GH3 auxin-responsive promoter family protein, whose translation MKFKSFLAKPFAAYIYKQVRKGMQTALADQDQILKNLLKTGGQTVFGNDHKLLDVKDYQAFKQAVPVRDYEQLKGYIQQVKEGKHNILWKGQPIYFAKTSGTTSGTKYIPISKDSISNHINSARNALLCYMAETGNHAFADGKMIFLSGSPVLDRVGGVPTGRLSGIVNHHIPAYLRKNQLPSYETNCIEDWETKLDRIVGETLKQNMTLISGIPPWMQMYFDRIQAKTGKHIKDVFPNFSVLVHGGVNFEPYKAKLFDSIGKKLASIETFPASEGFFAFQDSQEAEGLLLNTNSGIFFEFVPAAEIFSENPTRLSLHEVKLGENYALIVNSNAGLWGYNIGDTVKFVSLNPYRIVVTGRIKHFISAFGEHVIGEEVEYSLMKAAEETGTRITEFTVAPFISQVDGQSYHEWFIEFEEVPANLEAFSEMVNTNLRKKNIYYDDLITGNILAPLKLTPIRRNGFIDYMKQLGKLGGQNKVPRLSNDRKIADELLKFRV comes from the coding sequence ATGAAATTCAAATCTTTCCTGGCAAAACCCTTTGCCGCATATATATATAAGCAGGTTCGTAAAGGCATGCAAACCGCACTGGCAGATCAGGATCAGATCCTGAAAAACCTGCTGAAAACCGGTGGGCAAACCGTGTTCGGAAACGACCATAAGTTATTGGACGTCAAAGATTACCAGGCTTTCAAACAGGCCGTTCCCGTCAGGGATTATGAACAATTGAAAGGCTATATTCAGCAGGTAAAGGAGGGGAAACACAACATCCTCTGGAAAGGGCAGCCCATCTATTTCGCCAAAACCTCCGGTACCACCAGCGGTACCAAATATATTCCCATCTCCAAAGATTCCATTTCCAATCATATCAACTCAGCCCGGAACGCCTTACTCTGTTACATGGCGGAAACCGGCAACCACGCTTTCGCGGATGGGAAAATGATCTTTTTATCAGGTTCTCCCGTACTAGACAGGGTGGGGGGCGTGCCCACCGGCAGACTGAGCGGCATCGTGAACCATCATATCCCCGCATACCTCCGCAAGAACCAGCTCCCGTCGTATGAAACAAACTGTATCGAAGACTGGGAAACAAAACTGGACCGCATCGTGGGAGAAACGCTGAAGCAGAACATGACCCTGATCAGTGGTATTCCACCCTGGATGCAGATGTATTTCGACCGGATCCAGGCGAAAACGGGCAAACACATTAAAGATGTATTCCCCAACTTCTCCGTGCTGGTACACGGCGGCGTGAACTTCGAACCCTATAAAGCAAAGTTGTTCGACAGCATCGGGAAGAAGCTTGCTTCCATTGAAACATTCCCGGCTTCCGAAGGATTCTTCGCTTTTCAGGACAGCCAGGAAGCGGAAGGCCTGTTGCTCAATACGAACAGCGGGATATTTTTCGAATTCGTTCCGGCCGCGGAAATATTCAGCGAAAATCCAACGCGCCTCTCCTTGCATGAAGTCAAACTGGGAGAGAACTACGCACTGATTGTAAACAGCAACGCAGGATTGTGGGGCTATAACATCGGCGATACCGTGAAATTCGTTTCCCTCAATCCTTACCGCATCGTGGTAACCGGAAGAATCAAGCATTTTATTTCGGCCTTCGGCGAACATGTTATCGGCGAAGAAGTGGAATACAGTCTGATGAAGGCAGCTGAAGAAACCGGCACGCGCATTACTGAATTTACCGTGGCGCCATTCATCAGCCAGGTCGATGGCCAATCTTACCACGAATGGTTCATCGAATTCGAAGAAGTGCCGGCAAACCTGGAGGCTTTCTCCGAAATGGTGAACACCAACCTCCGCAAGAAGAATATCTATTACGATGACCTCATCACCGGCAATATACTCGCGCCGCTGAAACTGACGCCCATCCGCAGAAATGGCTTTATCGACTACATGAAACAACTCGGAAAACTCGGCGGACAGAACAAAGTACCCA